Proteins from a single region of Dysosmobacter acutus:
- the xseA gene encoding exodeoxyribonuclease VII large subunit, with amino-acid sequence MEEHQIYEVSQLNQYIKGLLDQAPELNRLYVRGELSNYKMYPSGHHYFTLKDAEGALRCVMFRASAAKLRFRPENGMKVIACGRVAVFPRDGAYQLYCTELSPDGVGDLYVAFEQLKAKLLEEGLFDPSHKKPLPPYPEKIAIVTSSAGAAVHDMIRILRKRYPVAKVILLPVRVQGAEAPPEIAGAIRYANRWKVADLIITGRGGGSMEDLWAFNDERVARAIYESELPVISAVGHEPDVTISDFVADLRAATPSNAAELAVPDMAELLRHIQSAGARLSQAESQRLQMLRQRLDGLRRKRVLLDQTAYIQDKRMLLAHLQQRLADVEAQSLSRRKARFSSLSAALDAMSPLKVLGRGYAVARTEQGEILKSARDVAAGERVRVTLGEGGLLCRVEKTEEQL; translated from the coding sequence TTGGAAGAGCATCAGATTTACGAGGTTTCCCAGCTCAACCAGTACATCAAGGGGCTGCTGGACCAGGCGCCGGAGCTCAATCGCCTCTATGTGCGCGGCGAGCTCTCCAATTATAAAATGTATCCCTCGGGGCACCATTACTTTACGCTCAAAGACGCCGAAGGGGCGCTGCGCTGCGTGATGTTCCGTGCAAGCGCCGCGAAGCTCCGCTTCCGTCCTGAGAACGGCATGAAGGTGATTGCCTGCGGCCGGGTGGCCGTATTTCCCAGGGACGGCGCCTACCAGCTCTACTGCACGGAGCTGTCCCCCGACGGCGTGGGGGACCTCTATGTGGCCTTTGAGCAGCTCAAGGCCAAACTCCTGGAGGAGGGCCTTTTTGACCCCTCCCACAAAAAGCCGCTGCCGCCCTATCCTGAGAAGATCGCCATCGTCACTTCCTCCGCCGGAGCGGCGGTCCATGATATGATCCGCATTCTGCGTAAGCGCTATCCCGTCGCCAAGGTGATCCTGCTGCCGGTGCGGGTGCAGGGCGCGGAGGCGCCGCCGGAGATTGCCGGCGCCATCCGTTATGCCAACCGCTGGAAGGTGGCGGATCTGATCATCACCGGCCGGGGCGGCGGGTCCATGGAGGACCTCTGGGCCTTTAATGACGAGCGGGTGGCCCGGGCCATCTATGAGTCCGAATTGCCGGTGATCTCCGCCGTGGGCCATGAGCCGGACGTGACCATTTCCGACTTTGTGGCCGACCTGCGGGCGGCCACGCCCTCCAACGCGGCGGAGCTGGCAGTACCGGATATGGCGGAGCTGCTGCGCCATATTCAAAGCGCCGGCGCCCGCCTCTCCCAGGCGGAGTCCCAGCGGCTCCAGATGCTGCGGCAAAGGCTGGACGGCCTGCGGCGCAAGCGGGTTCTTTTGGATCAGACGGCCTATATTCAGGACAAGCGCATGCTTTTGGCCCATCTTCAGCAGCGGCTGGCCGATGTGGAGGCCCAGTCCCTGTCCAGGCGAAAGGCGCGGTTTTCCTCCCTGAGCGCGGCGCTGGACGCCATGAGTCCGCTGAAGGTCCTGGGCCGCGGCTATGCCGTGGCAAGGACGGAGCAGGGGGAAATTCTGAAGTCCGCCCGGGATGTGGCCGCGGGTGAGCGGGTGCGTGTGACACTGGGGGAAGGCGGCCTTTTGTGCCGCGTGGAAAAAACGGAGGAGCAGTTATGA
- the xseB gene encoding exodeoxyribonuclease VII small subunit: protein MKQKTFEEKISRLEEIVALLEKGDAQLADSLALFEEGTKLASSCALQLDEAEQKVVALMKGPDGAPVENTFASEDTDGQS from the coding sequence ATGAAACAAAAGACATTTGAAGAGAAAATCTCCCGTTTGGAAGAAATCGTGGCTCTGCTGGAAAAGGGGGACGCCCAGCTGGCGGACTCCCTGGCCCTTTTTGAAGAGGGGACGAAGCTGGCATCCTCCTGTGCTCTTCAGTTAGACGAGGCGGAGCAGAAGGTGGTCGCGCTGATGAAGGGGCCGGACGGCGCGCCGGTGGAAAATACGTTTGCAAGTGAGGATACCGATGGGCAATCATAA
- a CDS encoding polyprenyl synthetase family protein, with translation MGNHKFSPQYEDYRTETDRFLENLFLGEPLYSDLYASMRYSLLAGGKRIRPALTLEFADLCGMDWHKALPVACAVELVHTYSLIHDDLPCMDNDELRRGKLTNHKMFGETLAVLAGDALQPEAFRLILSAPEISAENRANCALILARAAGADGMVAGQVLDTLHHLTSREDITLLHSLKTGAMISAAAEMGCAAAGAGAWMRQAARQYASQVGLAFQIRDDMLDVIGSEKAFGKPIGSDKKEGKLTFVDLLGMEGCGEAIRECTELAKAAVEPIPNHAFLFRLADHLADRTQ, from the coding sequence ATGGGCAATCATAAATTTTCTCCCCAGTACGAGGATTACCGCACGGAAACCGACCGGTTTTTGGAAAACCTCTTTTTGGGAGAGCCGCTCTACAGCGATCTCTATGCCTCCATGCGCTACAGCCTCCTGGCGGGCGGCAAACGCATCCGCCCGGCCCTGACGCTGGAATTTGCAGACCTTTGCGGCATGGACTGGCACAAGGCGCTGCCGGTGGCCTGCGCTGTGGAGCTGGTGCATACCTATTCACTGATCCACGACGATCTGCCCTGCATGGACAATGACGAGCTGCGCCGGGGGAAGCTGACCAACCACAAGATGTTCGGCGAGACGCTGGCGGTGCTGGCGGGAGACGCGTTGCAGCCGGAGGCCTTTCGGCTGATCCTCTCCGCGCCGGAAATCTCGGCGGAGAACCGGGCAAACTGCGCCCTGATCCTGGCCCGGGCCGCCGGGGCCGACGGAATGGTGGCGGGACAGGTACTGGATACCCTGCATCATCTCACCAGCCGGGAGGATATCACCCTTCTCCACAGTTTGAAGACCGGGGCCATGATCTCTGCCGCCGCGGAGATGGGCTGCGCCGCCGCCGGGGCGGGAGCCTGGATGCGTCAGGCGGCCAGGCAGTATGCCTCCCAGGTGGGACTGGCCTTCCAGATCCGGGACGACATGTTGGATGTGATCGGCAGCGAGAAGGCGTTTGGAAAGCCGATCGGCTCGGATAAAAAAGAGGGGAAGCTGACCTTTGTGGATCTTTTGGGCATGGAGGGCTGCGGCGAGGCCATTCGGGAGTGTACGGAGCTGGCGAAGGCCGCCGTGGAGCCCATTCCAAACCATGCGTTTTTATTCCGGCTTGCAGACCATCTTGCAGAC